In Campylobacter sp. 2014D-0216, the following proteins share a genomic window:
- a CDS encoding LutC/YkgG family protein: MSRINEISSQSKRLILDKIKNAPLSLEKIPTIDPIEHIKTSEDMLGELKEKMTANKYIVEESTADKLEEKINQIAASYGYKSLIYPRSLNIDIQKINAEQKTCFNQEIENLRTEVFHSDFSIIEARAGVSSHGVALVLSSKDQPRMLSLAPMLCIVLLKKENIVKSISEALNLVKKENAILPSNILFIAGPSRTADIELITVFGVHGSQKVHIVLY; encoded by the coding sequence GTGAGTAGAATAAACGAAATTTCTTCACAAAGCAAAAGATTGATTTTAGATAAAATCAAAAATGCACCATTGTCGCTTGAAAAAATTCCAACTATAGATCCTATCGAGCATATCAAAACAAGTGAAGATATGCTGGGTGAGTTAAAAGAAAAAATGACTGCAAACAAGTACATCGTAGAAGAAAGTACTGCAGATAAACTAGAAGAAAAAATCAACCAAATCGCAGCAAGTTATGGATATAAAAGTTTGATTTATCCACGTAGTTTGAATATAGATATTCAAAAAATCAACGCAGAGCAAAAAACTTGTTTTAATCAAGAAATCGAAAATTTAAGAACTGAGGTTTTTCACAGTGATTTTTCTATCATCGAAGCAAGGGCAGGGGTGAGTTCACACGGAGTGGCTTTGGTGCTATCAAGTAAAGATCAACCAAGAATGCTTTCTTTAGCTCCTATGCTTTGTATTGTTTTGTTAAAAAAGGAAAATATAGTTAAAAGTATCAGCGAGGCTTTAAATTTAGTCAAAAAAGAAAATGCGATTTTGCCGAGTAACATTTTATTTATCGCAGGTCCTTCAAGAACCGCAGATATTGAACTTATAACGGTTTTTGGGGTGCATGGCTCTCAAAAAGTCCATATCGTGCTTTATTGA
- a CDS encoding NAD-independent L-lactate dehydrogenase, oxidoreductase subunit yields the protein MKKVYLFATCLGSAIMQESVLNAVRLLRREGVEVIFKKQQTCCAQPSFNSGYFKESKNIALHNIKLFTQDYPIIVPSGSCAGMMSHDYLELFKDDENFSLVKDFSARVIDLSQYLDEVLKVDYEDKGEPIKVTWHSNCHALRIQKSIQASKNLLKKLKNVELIPLEFEEECCGFGGTFSVKEPQISNSMAQEKIKDIQNTGVKYVLSSDGGCLMNIAGTMSKMGLDIKGIHLYDFLNKRLEGVAI from the coding sequence ATGAAAAAAGTATATTTATTTGCTACTTGTTTGGGTAGCGCTATCATGCAAGAAAGTGTTTTAAATGCAGTTAGGCTTTTAAGAAGAGAAGGGGTGGAAGTGATATTTAAAAAACAGCAAACTTGCTGTGCCCAACCCTCGTTTAATTCGGGGTATTTTAAAGAAAGTAAAAATATCGCTTTGCACAATATCAAACTTTTTACGCAAGATTATCCCATCATCGTGCCAAGTGGATCTTGTGCGGGTATGATGAGCCATGATTACCTAGAGCTTTTTAAAGATGATGAAAACTTTAGTTTGGTGAAGGATTTTAGTGCTAGAGTGATTGATCTTAGTCAGTATTTAGATGAGGTTTTAAAAGTAGACTATGAAGACAAAGGCGAGCCTATAAAAGTAACTTGGCATTCAAACTGCCATGCATTAAGAATTCAAAAAAGCATCCAAGCGAGTAAAAATTTACTTAAAAAACTCAAAAATGTAGAGTTGATCCCTTTGGAATTTGAAGAAGAATGCTGTGGCTTTGGTGGGACTTTTTCGGTGAAGGAACCTCAAATTTCAAATTCCATGGCACAAGAAAAGATCAAAGACATTCAAAATACAGGCGTAAAATACGTGCTAAGTTCTGATGGCGGTTGTTTGATGAATATCGCAGGAACGATGAGTAAAATGGGGCTTGATATAAAAGGAATTCACTTATATGACTTCTTAAACAAACGCCTTGAAGGGGTAGCGATATGA
- a CDS encoding LutB/LldF family L-lactate oxidation iron-sulfur protein, whose product MKMAHEQIVDVKIHDKQMRENLRSAMHTLQKNRLKIIDEKFEDWQGLRSKAKQAKNNALSSLHDRLLEFEQNATKNGINVHWASSDEDACEIIYELMIEKNISKILKGKSMASEEIGLNHYLEAKGLKAIETDLGELILQLNDETPVHIVVPAVHKNRYEIGKIFEEKLGSSLESEPEKLNSIARKHLRDEFEGLKMGLSGVNFAISKEGAFWLIENEGNGRMCTTASDIHVALCGIEKVMESFEDAATMVSLLTPSATGQFIPTYNNIITGPRKNGDLDGPKEVHVILFDHNRSKMLNDKDYYEALRCIRCGACMNFCPVYDKIGGHTYQSVYPGPIGEVISPNLFGMQENGDILSFCSLCGRCSQVCPVQIPLADLIRKLRAAKVGQGSFENITPNSAEAMAFKIFEKVATSPFIWKNTLANLHKFNWFLQKGKNSLPVIKKWSAYKEFPQAKLDLYKELEKMQGVECE is encoded by the coding sequence ATGAAAATGGCACATGAGCAAATTGTCGATGTGAAAATTCACGACAAGCAAATGAGGGAAAACTTAAGATCGGCAATGCATACATTGCAAAAAAATCGCTTGAAAATCATCGATGAAAAATTCGAAGACTGGCAAGGTTTGCGTTCTAAAGCAAAGCAAGCAAAAAACAACGCACTTTCAAGCTTACATGATAGACTTTTAGAATTTGAACAAAATGCGACAAAAAACGGTATCAACGTGCATTGGGCGAGTTCTGATGAGGATGCATGTGAAATCATCTATGAACTAATGATCGAAAAAAACATCAGTAAAATTCTCAAAGGAAAGTCTATGGCTAGTGAAGAGATAGGGTTAAACCACTATCTAGAAGCTAAAGGTTTAAAAGCCATAGAAACTGACTTAGGCGAACTCATACTACAGCTAAATGATGAAACACCGGTGCATATCGTGGTTCCTGCGGTGCATAAAAACCGCTATGAAATCGGAAAAATTTTTGAAGAAAAGCTAGGTTCTAGTTTAGAAAGTGAACCTGAAAAGCTTAATTCTATCGCAAGAAAACACTTAAGAGATGAATTTGAAGGTTTGAAAATGGGCTTAAGTGGTGTGAATTTTGCCATATCTAAAGAAGGGGCTTTTTGGCTGATAGAAAATGAAGGAAATGGCAGAATGTGCACTACCGCAAGTGATATCCATGTGGCACTTTGTGGCATAGAAAAAGTAATGGAAAGCTTTGAAGATGCTGCGACTATGGTTTCACTGCTCACACCATCAGCAACGGGGCAGTTTATACCAACATATAACAATATCATCACAGGCCCTAGAAAAAATGGCGACTTAGATGGCCCTAAAGAAGTGCATGTGATCCTTTTTGATCATAATCGAAGTAAAATGCTAAATGACAAAGACTACTATGAAGCCTTACGCTGTATAAGATGTGGTGCTTGTATGAATTTTTGTCCCGTGTATGATAAAATCGGTGGCCATACTTATCAAAGTGTTTATCCAGGGCCGATCGGAGAGGTTATCAGTCCTAATCTTTTTGGTATGCAAGAAAATGGAGATATTCTTTCTTTTTGTTCGCTTTGTGGAAGATGTTCTCAAGTGTGTCCGGTGCAAATTCCTCTTGCGGATTTAATACGCAAACTAAGAGCAGCCAAAGTAGGACAAGGAAGTTTTGAAAATATCACGCCAAATTCAGCCGAAGCAATGGCTTTTAAAATTTTTGAAAAAGTGGCTACTTCTCCATTTATCTGGAAAAATACTTTAGCAAATTTGCATAAGTTTAATTGGTTTTTACAAAAAGGAAAAAATTCCTTACCTGTGATCAAAAAATGGAGCGCTTATAAAGAATTTCCGCAAGCTAAGCTTGATCTTTATAAAGAGCTTGAAAAAATGCAAGGAGTTGAGTGTGAGTAG
- a CDS encoding BCCT family transporter: MIKTSFKKAVFIPSISVIIILSLSCIFLPKVTNDFINHIKSGIFANFSWFYILSVSFFVCFMLALALSKFGDIKLGDDDEKPRFKFTSWLAMLFATGMGVGLMYFGVAEPLIHKKALQTSDEDAMLHTIFHWGIHPWAVYGVCALAMAYFGFRYKMPLSLRSAFYPLLKEKIYGFWGNLVDVLALIVTVFGISTTLGYSASQLNAGFLNLGILSEQSFLEQSVIIIIIISLATLSSISGLTKGLKILSEANLVLAVCLMLFVLFSTETVEILSQFTSNIGNYLQNLIALSFKTYYYEKEHIEWFNNWTIYYWAWWLSWAPFVGFFIAKISRGRTIREFIFGVLVVPTSLNILWFSIFGNSALNLNDVLSPYTSTPESLLFYFLHNFSFSYLSSLLALLVLALFFITSADSGIFVLNSLSSGGASEPYKWQNILWGFVLALLATSLLYSGGLGAILNITMIVALPFAFLLCLMCFSLLKGLIVDVNYSLTKLSQSSVYFSGDFWQERLARILKQSKEQDIQRFLSIQVKNAMEELSQSLKDYGLKTQIIQEKSSISLTIKKEFAKDFIYGVQVVKKQASQSIIDDKFMPTYSKEFIFEPQTFFADSRNGYNIEYLNEQEIIVDILKQYERYLQLLFDDKNEIFTKAYD, from the coding sequence ATGATAAAAACAAGTTTTAAAAAAGCAGTGTTTATACCAAGTATTAGCGTGATTATCATTTTAAGTCTTAGCTGTATTTTTTTGCCTAAGGTGACAAATGATTTTATCAATCACATTAAAAGTGGTATTTTTGCAAATTTTTCATGGTTTTACATCTTGAGTGTAAGTTTTTTCGTGTGTTTTATGCTAGCGCTTGCACTTTCAAAATTTGGCGATATTAAGCTGGGCGATGATGATGAAAAACCTCGTTTTAAATTTACATCATGGCTTGCTATGCTTTTTGCTACGGGTATGGGTGTGGGGCTTATGTACTTTGGTGTGGCTGAACCTCTCATACATAAAAAAGCATTGCAAACAAGTGATGAAGATGCGATGTTGCATACGATTTTTCACTGGGGTATTCACCCGTGGGCAGTTTATGGAGTGTGTGCTTTAGCTATGGCGTATTTTGGTTTTAGATATAAAATGCCATTAAGTTTGCGTAGTGCGTTTTATCCGTTATTGAAAGAAAAAATTTATGGTTTTTGGGGAAATTTGGTCGATGTTTTGGCTTTGATCGTAACGGTTTTTGGTATTAGCACTACGCTTGGTTATAGTGCTTCACAATTGAATGCGGGTTTTTTAAATTTAGGAATTTTGAGCGAACAAAGCTTTTTAGAACAAAGTGTGATTATTATCATTATCATTTCTTTGGCGACACTTTCTTCGATTAGTGGTTTGACAAAGGGTTTGAAAATTTTAAGTGAAGCAAATTTGGTTTTGGCAGTATGTTTAATGCTCTTTGTACTTTTTTCAACCGAGACAGTAGAAATTCTTTCGCAGTTTACTTCTAATATTGGCAATTATTTGCAAAATTTAATCGCTTTGAGTTTTAAGACTTATTATTATGAAAAAGAGCATATTGAATGGTTTAATAACTGGACTATTTATTACTGGGCTTGGTGGCTTAGTTGGGCGCCTTTTGTAGGATTTTTCATCGCTAAAATTTCTCGCGGTAGAACGATACGGGAATTTATCTTTGGTGTACTTGTGGTACCAACGAGCTTGAATATACTTTGGTTTAGTATTTTTGGCAATAGCGCATTAAATCTTAACGATGTTTTAAGCCCATATACTTCCACTCCTGAAAGTTTGTTGTTTTATTTTTTGCATAATTTTTCTTTTTCTTATCTTAGTTCTTTGCTTGCGCTTTTGGTTTTAGCTTTATTTTTTATCACTTCAGCAGATAGCGGGATATTTGTGTTAAATTCTTTAAGTAGTGGCGGGGCAAGTGAGCCTTATAAATGGCAAAACATTCTTTGGGGTTTTGTGCTTGCGTTATTGGCTACTTCTTTGCTTTATTCAGGTGGCTTGGGTGCGATCTTAAATATCACAATGATCGTAGCGTTGCCTTTTGCGTTTTTACTGTGCTTGATGTGTTTTTCGCTACTAAAAGGTTTAATCGTAGATGTAAACTACTCTTTAACGAAGTTAAGCCAAAGTAGCGTGTATTTTTCAGGAGACTTTTGGCAAGAAAGACTTGCAAGAATTTTAAAACAAAGCAAAGAACAAGACATACAAAGATTTTTAAGCATTCAAGTTAAAAATGCCATGGAAGAATTAAGCCAAAGCTTAAAAGATTATGGTTTAAAAACGCAAATCATTCAAGAAAAATCAAGCATTAGTTTGACCATCAAAAAAGAATTTGCTAAAGACTTTATTTATGGGGTGCAAGTGGTAAAAAAACAAGCAAGCCAAAGTATAATTGATGATAAATTTATGCCAACTTACTCTAAAGAGTTTATTTTCGAGCCGCAAACTTTTTTTGCAGATTCGCGTAATGGCTACAATATAGAGTATTTAAACGAACAAGAAATCATCGTGGATATACTAAAACAATACGAACGATATTTGCAGCTTTTATTTGATGATAAAAATGAAATTTTTACTAAAGCTTATGATTAA